The proteins below are encoded in one region of Telopea speciosissima isolate NSW1024214 ecotype Mountain lineage chromosome 10, Tspe_v1, whole genome shotgun sequence:
- the LOC122643668 gene encoding serine acetyltransferase 1, chloroplastic-like — protein MSPCDDNGFDSDRTQIVDHPLYKYVYFEEDDDDEVWVKVREEAQWDVEQEPILSSYYFSTILAHDSMESALATHLATKLSNSTLHSDTLVGVFYGVFKEDPEIRKAIRADLRAAKERDPACISYVHCLLNFKGFQACQAHRVAHKLWSQGRNVLALLIQNRVSVVFAVDIHPGAKIGQGILLDHATGIVIGETAVVGNNVSILHNVTLGGTGKQSGDRHPKIGDGVLVGAGTQVLGNVRVCEGAKIGAGSVVLKDIPERSTAVGNPARILGGREKPFRMNKLPGITMDHTSFLSDWSDYVI, from the exons ATGTCTCCTTGCGACGATAACGGCTTCGATTCTGATCGAACCCAGATCGTTGATCATCCTCTCTACAAGTACGTTTACTTC gaagaagacgatgatgaTGAGGTGTGGGTGAAGGTGCGAGAAGAAGCCCAGTGGGATGTGGAGCAAGAACCCATCTTGTCAAGCTATTACTTCAGTACAATTCTAGCCCATGATTCCATGGAAAGTGCTCTAGCGACACACTTAGCCACAAAGTTGAgcaattccacccttcattcAGACACCTTGGTTGGGGTCTTCTATGGCGTCTTCAAAGAAGACCCGGAGATCAGGAAGGCGATTCGGGCTGATCTTAGGGCGGCTAAGGAACGTGACCCGGCTTGTATCAGTTACGTACACTGCCTTCTCAATTTCAAGGGCTTTCAGGCTTGCCAAGCCCATAGGGTTGCCCATAAGTTGTGGTCTCAAGGCCGGAATGTATTGGCCCTTTTAATTCAGAACCGGGTCTCTGTGGTTTTCGCGGTGGATATCCACCCGGGTGCGAAGATCGGGCAAGGCATTTTGTTGGATCATGCGACCGGTATTGTGATCGGTGAGACGGCGGTGGTGGGGAACAATGTGTCGATCCTACATAACGTTACCTTAGGGGGTACAGGCAAGCAATCTGGAGATAGACACCCTAAGATTGGGGATGGAGTGTTGGTTGGTGCAGGGACTCAAGTTTTGGGTAATGTTAGGGTTTGTGAAGGGGCTAAGATCGGTGCCGGGTCGGTGGTTCTCAAGGACATACCTGAAAGGAGTACCGCAGTCGGAAATCCGGCGAGAATACTTGGTGGGAGGGAGAAGCCCTTTAGGATGAATAAGCTCCCTGGTATCACCATGGATCACACTTCTTTTCTATCAGACTGGTCTGATTATGTTATATAG
- the LOC122643669 gene encoding serine acetyltransferase 1, chloroplastic-like gives MSITDPLGFNSDRTQLVDHPLYKYVNFSTARGGGKGGEEEEEDDDDEVWLKVREEAKWDVEQEPILSNYYFTTILAHDSMESALATHLATKLSNSTLHSDTLVGVFYGVLKEDPEIRKAIRADLRAAKERDPACISYVHCLLNFKGFQACQAHRVAHKLWSQGRTVLALLIQNRVSMVFAVDIHPGAKIGWGILLDHATGIVIGETAVVGNNVSILHNVTLGGTGKQSGDRHPKVGDGVLVGAGTQVLGNVRICEGAKIGAGSVVLKEVPERSTAVGNPTRILGKREKPCRMNELPGVTMGHTSFLSDWSDYVI, from the coding sequence ATGTCCATAACAGACCCTCTCGGCTTCAATTCTGATCGAACCCAGCTCGTCGATCATCCTCTCTACAAGTACGTTAACTTCTCCACCGCTCGCGGTGGCGGAAAGGGtggggaagaggaggaagaagatgatgatgatgaggtgtGGTTGAAGGTGCGAGAAGAAGCCAAGTGGGATGTGGAGCAAGAACCCATCTTGTCGAACTATTACTTCACTACGATTCTAGCTCATGATTCCATGGAAAGTGCTCTAGCGACACACTTAGCCACAAAGTTGAgcaattccacccttcattcAGACACCTTGGTTGGGGTCTTCTATGGCGTTTTGAAGGAAGACCCGGAGATCAGGAAGGCGATTCGGGCTGATCTTAGGGCGGCTAAGGAACGTGACCCGGCTTGTATCAGTTACGTACACTGCCTTCTCAATTTCAAGGGCTTTCAGGCTTGCCAAGCCCATAGGGTGGCCCATAAGTTGTGGTCTCAAGGCCGGACTGTGTTGGCCCTTTTAATTCAGAACCGGGTCTCTATGGTTTTCGCGGTGGATATCCACCCGGGTGCGAAGATCGGGTGGGGTATTTTGTTGGATCATGCGACCGGCATTGTGATTGGTGAGACCGCGGTGGTGGGGAACAATGTGTCGATCCTACATAATGTTACCTTAGGGGGCACAGGCAAGCAATCTGGAGATAGACACCCTAAGGTTGGGGATGGAGTGTTGGTGGGTGCAGGGACTCAAGTTTTGGGTAATGTTAGGATTTGTGAAGGGGCTAAGATCGGTGCCGGGTCGGTGGTGCTCAAAGAAGTGCCCGAAAGGTCTACGGCAGTCGGAAACCCGACGAGAATACTCGGCAAGAGGGAGAAGCCCTGTAGGATGAATGAGCTCCCTGGTGTCACCATGGGTCACACTTCTTTTCTATCTGACTGGTCTGATTATGTTATATAG